From the genome of Pseudomonadota bacterium, one region includes:
- a CDS encoding PAS domain S-box protein, with protein MIEDLNTAFAQLVRCSPMGIHFYELEPSGRLVFVGANPAADRLLGVDNSQFIGKAIEEAFPPLAATEIPARYRTAAAEGVAWSTEQIDYDDETIRGAFEVHAFQTGSGRMAVLFADITQRLCDRRALEESERRYRDLFENASDMIQIDDRHGRVVYVNAAWRRRLGYAEAEVAPLTLAELVHPNSIAAWESVRRRALTGENVERFEAVLQTKEAEGVFVEGSVNARIESGAPLWVRYILRDVTERREVDRVKDEFISLVSHELRTPLTSIRGALGLMAGGVVGALPEKTLTMVEIACRNADRLIRLINTILDLEKLEAGKIVLYTERLRPPELLQPVVDMLAVVAADAGVALVVEEVEPTPCIEGDRDRLIQVLTNLVGNAIKFSSTGETVRLRCRAAEDAVVFEVEDHGPGIPAGAEPKLFRRFQQLDGSATRARGGTGLGLAISRAIVEQHGGSIGVQNAPQQGARFFFRLPRARS; from the coding sequence GACAACAGCCAGTTCATCGGCAAGGCGATCGAGGAGGCCTTTCCGCCGCTCGCGGCTACCGAAATCCCGGCGCGTTACCGTACGGCCGCGGCGGAGGGCGTCGCCTGGAGCACGGAGCAGATCGACTACGACGATGAGACGATCCGTGGGGCGTTCGAGGTGCATGCCTTCCAGACCGGCTCAGGCCGGATGGCGGTGCTCTTCGCCGATATCACGCAGCGCCTTTGCGACCGCCGCGCGCTCGAAGAGAGCGAGCGCAGGTATCGCGATCTCTTCGAGAACGCGAGCGATATGATTCAGATCGACGATCGGCACGGCCGAGTCGTTTACGTCAACGCGGCCTGGCGGCGCCGGCTGGGCTATGCCGAGGCGGAGGTCGCGCCGCTGACGCTCGCCGAGCTGGTCCATCCCAATTCGATCGCCGCCTGGGAGTCGGTGCGTCGGCGCGCGCTGACGGGGGAGAACGTCGAGCGCTTCGAGGCCGTGCTGCAGACCAAGGAAGCCGAGGGCGTCTTCGTCGAGGGCAGCGTCAACGCGCGCATCGAGAGCGGCGCGCCGCTCTGGGTGCGTTACATCCTTCGGGACGTGACGGAGCGGCGGGAGGTCGACCGCGTCAAGGACGAGTTCATCTCGCTGGTCAGTCATGAGCTCCGCACGCCGTTGACGTCGATTCGCGGGGCCCTCGGGCTGATGGCGGGGGGCGTCGTCGGGGCGCTGCCCGAAAAGACGCTGACCATGGTCGAGATCGCCTGCCGCAACGCCGACCGGCTGATTCGGCTGATCAACACGATTCTCGACCTCGAGAAGCTCGAGGCCGGGAAGATCGTGCTGTACACAGAGCGCCTGCGGCCGCCGGAGCTCCTCCAGCCGGTGGTGGACATGCTGGCGGTCGTGGCGGCCGACGCCGGGGTGGCGCTGGTGGTCGAGGAGGTCGAGCCGACGCCCTGCATCGAGGGCGATCGCGACCGCCTGATCCAGGTGCTCACGAATCTGGTCGGGAACGCGATCAAGTTCTCGAGCACGGGCGAGACGGTGCGCCTCCGTTGCCGCGCAGCGGAGGACGCTGTGGTCTTCGAGGTCGAGGACCATGGCCCGGGAATTCCAGCGGGGGCGGAGCCGAAGCTCTTCCGTCGCTTCCAACAGCTCGACGGCTCGGCCACGCGTGCGCGAGGCGGCACTGGCCTGGGGCTCGCCATCTCGCGCGCCATCGTCGAGCAGCACGGCGGCTCGATTGGCGTCCAAAACGCGCCGCAGCAGGGTGCACGCTTCTTCTTTCGTCTGCCGCGCGCGCGCAGCTAG